Proteins encoded together in one Diabrotica undecimpunctata isolate CICGRU chromosome 3, icDiaUnde3, whole genome shotgun sequence window:
- the LOC140435761 gene encoding uncharacterized protein, protein MPRKYIKKKTVEKYSQEDLLRAVCVKNKNCTYHQASQRHNVPLAVIFHTIKGRKIPENKMEGGRPTVLSKEVEEQIVECLKARARMGYPCNKEELRDLIATFVKESNLQTPFKDGRPGLDWYYSFMNRNKTLTFKKPEHLQKARKDQRKPEVIYSFYKTLEEVVIKEKIDNAAFVFNADESGFGNDPSRIKAIGNEEKLSQESLVVQGESPQVFWLALRLTVFFFLPPFIVFKGCAVQARWTSEAAFPETVYSVSANGWMEETQFYNWFHSIFVKWVKDLRATKHLPDQKVLLLYDGHKSHIRLRIIECALENKIVLVKFPSHLTDRLQPLDK, encoded by the coding sequence ATGCccagaaaatatattaaaaaaaaaactgtggaGAAATACTCTCAAGAGGATTTGTTAAGAGCAGTttgtgtaaaaaacaaaaattgcacTTATCATCAGGCTTCACAGAGACATAATGTTCCTCTGGCAGTTATCTTCCATACAATCAAGGGCAGAAAAATACCAGAAAACAAAATGGAAGGTGGACGTCCTACTGTGTTAAGTAAAGAAGTTGAAGAACAAATAGTAGAATGTTTAAAGGCTCGAGCACGAATGGGATACCCCTGTAATAAAGAAGAACTTCGAGACTTAATTGCAACTTTTGTCAAAGAAAGTAATTTACAAACACCATTTAAGGATGGCCGTCCTGGCTTAGACTGGTATTACAGCTTTATGAATCGAAATAAAACGTTGACTTTCAAAAAGCCTGAACATCTCCAAAAGGCCAGAAAAGATCAGAGAAAACCAGAAGTCATCTATAGTTTCTATAAAACTTTGGAAGAGGTGGTTATCAAGGAAAAGATTGATAATGCTGCGTTTGTTTTCAATGCAGATGAAAGTGGCTTTGGGAACGATCCATCGAGAATAAAGGCGATTGGAAACGAGGAAAAACTCTCTCAAGAGTCTCTGGTGGTTCAGGGAGAGAGTCCACAAGTGTTCTGGCTTGCTTTGCGGCTAACGGTTTTTTTTTTTCTGCCACCCTTCATTGTTTTTAAAGGGTGTGCAGTGCAGGCAAGGTGGACCTCGGAAGCAGCTTTCCCAGAAACAGTTTATTCTGTGTCAGCAAATGGATGGATGGAGGAAACCCAGTTCTACAATTGGTTTCACTCTATTTTCGTAAAGTGGGTGAAGGATTTGCGAGCGACAAAACATCTACCTGACCAGAaagtgttattgttatatgacGGACATAAGAGTCACATAAGGTTGAGGATTATTGAGTGCGCACTTGAAAATAAAATAGTATTGGTCAAGTTTCCCAGCCATTTAACAGACAGACTGCAGCCGCTGGATAAGTGA